From Cryobacterium sp. GrIS_2_6:
GATCACCTGGTAGTAGGCAGGGGCGGGGGCATGAGGGCGGCGGCCGTGCGCGTCGATGCTCGGGAACACCGTCGAACCGTCGAGAATTTCCAGGCCGATGATCTGCCCGGCCATGTTCCGGCGGCGGTAAAGCACCCCGGCGTCGTAGCGCAGCTGGTTTTCCATCCAGATCGACAGCCACTCGTCGTACGGGTGCTCCCGGTCCGGGAAAGCCAGCACCGCGCGCGCCGCCTCGATGGCATCCTTCACATCCGAGGTCACGCCGGTGGCCGCCTGAAACAGGAGGCCCATCGACCGGATCTCATCGATTTTATGGTTAATGCACATACGAGAAACGTCGTAGGAGTTGACCATCTCGCGCAGAGTATCGTACGAGGTGCGGCCCCACGCCTGCCGGGACCGAACCGCAAGGTTCACCCCAACCGGGAAGTCCATCGCCCGCGGCACCTGCGAGTACCCCGTCGACGGGACAGCCGGGCGACCCGGGCCCATCATCGTGGAACCCGTCATGCCCTGATCGGTCATGGCCTGATCGATCGCAGCCGGGACGCCGAAACCAAAGGACTTTGCAAGCCGTTCGAAGATACCCATGCGTTACCTCCGGGCTTTCAGATCATTAGCGATTTCGCGCCAGTTGCGCGCGATAGAGGGAACTTCGATGGCACGGTCAGCGGCCTGTTGCTTCCACGCCGACAGGAACACCACACCCGCCCCGGTGCCCTGAATGAACATCCGGTATAAGGCCTGAGACGCGCCGTCCACCTGGTCGTCGTGCGCGCCGTTCGGGAAGGAAGCGCACTCGTCCACGAACTCGTCACCCCACTGGCCCGCCCACACGTGCACGTTGCCCGCCTCGATGAACGGGGCCACAGCGTTCGCGCGGGAATACTTGGACTCTTTCGGGGTGATCGGGACGATCCCGCCAATTTTTGATTTCAACGTGTCGATGACAGCGGAACCGTTCGCCTTGTCCTCGACGAGCTTGGCGGTCGCCTGCGGCCACTTCAGCACCAGCCGTTCGAACGCGGCAATGGTCTGCGTGAATGACATCCGGCGGTGTACCTGATCGACGAGGAAGACGTCGGCGCCCTTCCGTGCCCACACCTGCCCGACCACAAAGTCGGAGCCCTTCGTGTCCTTGAACGTCATGTCCCAAGACATGAGCATTTCGTCGCACTCCATACGGCAGACACCGTTCACGTTCGCCCACATCGGCTCCGTGAAACGCTGCCACCACTGTCGCTGCCACACGTTGCCGGTATCCGGTGACGGGCGGCCCTGATACAGGGAGTTGAACACTCGAGAGCCCGCACGCACCTGAATGGCCTGCCACTGCTCCACCGTGCGACCCCGGGCAGACGTCAACCACTCGCCCGGCTTCCGGCCCAACAGATCCGTCTCGCCCAGCTCAGGCTTGTGATCAGCGAGCGCGGGAATGTTCACCACAGTCCACAGGTGACCGTCATCAGCAGCCAACAGACGGCCGGCCAGGTCATCCTCATGCCAACGCGTCAGAATGACAATCACCGGGGCACCAGGGGCCAGACGTGTCGAACCGACCGACTGCCACCAATCCCACGCCTGATTCCGGTAATACTCCGAATCAGCCTGCGCAGCATCAGCCACCGGGTCATCAATGACCAGCAGATCCAGCGGGCGACCCGTCAAACCGGAACCGATACCCACACAGACGACGCCGCCGCGGTGACCATTCAACTGCCAACGCTTGGCCGCAC
This genomic window contains:
- the terL gene encoding phage terminase large subunit; translated protein: MSGFSSLDLAAFDAALARFAPPVVRWETPGDLARAIDVKTVQTEALSVIDEALVKVLNTPDGRLIVSLPPQEGKSQRVTKTGVLWALLQNPDLRVGIASYSQTLAEGFGREIRNWIANNNGDEGELDLGLRIAPDNGAAKRWQLNGHRGGVVCVGIGSGLTGRPLDLLVIDDPVADAAQADSEYYRNQAWDWWQSVGSTRLAPGAPVIVILTRWHEDDLAGRLLAADDGHLWTVVNIPALADHKPELGETDLLGRKPGEWLTSARGRTVEQWQAIQVRAGSRVFNSLYQGRPSPDTGNVWQRQWWQRFTEPMWANVNGVCRMECDEMLMSWDMTFKDTKGSDFVVGQVWARKGADVFLVDQVHRRMSFTQTIAAFERLVLKWPQATAKLVEDKANGSAVIDTLKSKIGGIVPITPKESKYSRANAVAPFIEAGNVHVWAGQWGDEFVDECASFPNGAHDDQVDGASQALYRMFIQGTGAGVVFLSAWKQQAADRAIEVPSIARNWREIANDLKARR